A window of the Candidatus Saccharibacteria bacterium oral taxon 488 genome harbors these coding sequences:
- a CDS encoding DUF87 domain-containing protein has translation MARKKKLDAIDIAAQQRAREQAEVEQAFLTGVRTLRDFIAPSSLELKSDHFRLGSKYGRTMYVYGYPRELYTGWLSSVINIDEVLDISMFIYPVDTQVVLNNLRKKVTQLEASLSINSEKGKVRDPAMEAALQDAEELRNQLQIGSEKFFRFGLYITIYADSIDELNFIQHKIETIFGQQLVFSKVASAQQEQGLNSTIPQLTDQLQVRRNMNTGAISTSFPFTSADLTDGKGVLYGINMHNNGLVIFDRFSLENANMVVFAKSGAGKSFTVKLEALRSMMLGSDIVIIDPENEYQKLSDAVGGSYIRLSLNSDTRINPFDLPRVIDTDEADDALRANLVTLHGLLRQMLGGSQTTAGGQIIAGLTAAEEADIDQALIDTYARVGITADPLTHHSTPPTIADLYDTLLHMGGTGPSLAQRLRKFTSGTFAGIFSQQSNIDINNTMVVFNIRDLEDELRPIAMYIVLNHIWNITRTDQKRRMLIVDEAWQLMRYDDSANFLFSLAKRARKYQLGLTTITQDVEDFMGSKMGRAIVANSSMQLLLKQSTSAVDVLSSVFKLTEEEQKRLANFPVGQGLFFAGQNHVHIQIQASDTEYELINTSPISRHQLPSETPLGGYGAV, from the coding sequence ATGGCTAGGAAAAAGAAGCTAGACGCCATTGATATCGCCGCCCAACAGCGGGCTCGCGAGCAGGCCGAGGTTGAGCAAGCATTTCTCACCGGCGTGAGGACCTTGCGCGATTTTATTGCCCCAAGCAGCCTCGAGCTCAAGTCTGACCATTTCCGCCTCGGCTCAAAGTACGGCCGCACCATGTACGTCTACGGGTATCCACGCGAGCTATATACCGGTTGGCTCAGCTCGGTGATCAACATCGACGAGGTGCTGGATATCAGTATGTTCATTTACCCGGTTGATACCCAGGTGGTGCTCAACAACCTGCGCAAGAAAGTGACTCAGCTCGAGGCCAGCCTTAGCATCAATTCCGAGAAGGGCAAGGTGCGCGACCCAGCGATGGAAGCGGCATTACAGGACGCCGAGGAGCTGCGCAATCAGCTACAGATCGGCTCGGAAAAGTTCTTCCGCTTCGGCCTTTACATCACGATTTATGCCGACAGTATTGATGAACTCAACTTTATCCAGCACAAGATCGAGACAATTTTTGGCCAGCAGCTGGTGTTCTCTAAGGTTGCCTCGGCCCAACAAGAGCAGGGCCTCAATAGCACCATTCCGCAGCTGACCGACCAGCTCCAGGTTCGCCGCAACATGAATACCGGCGCCATTTCTACCAGCTTTCCGTTTACCTCGGCCGATCTAACTGACGGCAAGGGTGTGCTATATGGTATTAATATGCATAATAACGGCTTGGTGATTTTTGACCGCTTTTCCCTCGAGAATGCCAACATGGTAGTGTTCGCTAAGTCTGGTGCCGGTAAGTCGTTCACGGTCAAGCTGGAGGCACTGCGCAGCATGATGCTCGGCTCGGACATTGTGATTATCGACCCAGAAAACGAATACCAGAAGCTGTCCGACGCCGTTGGTGGTAGCTACATTCGACTCAGCCTCAACAGCGATACCCGCATCAATCCGTTTGATCTGCCGCGAGTGATTGATACTGATGAGGCGGACGATGCACTGAGGGCGAACTTGGTGACGCTGCACGGGTTGTTGCGACAGATGCTGGGCGGCTCACAGACGACAGCCGGCGGGCAGATTATCGCTGGACTGACGGCTGCCGAGGAGGCTGATATTGACCAGGCGCTGATCGACACCTACGCCCGCGTCGGCATCACCGCCGACCCGTTGACCCACCATTCGACACCACCAACCATTGCCGACCTCTACGATACGCTGCTTCACATGGGTGGCACCGGGCCAAGCCTCGCTCAGCGGCTGCGCAAGTTTACCTCCGGTACGTTCGCTGGTATCTTTAGCCAGCAGTCAAATATTGATATCAATAACACCATGGTGGTCTTTAATATCCGCGACCTCGAGGACGAGCTGCGGCCGATCGCTATGTATATTGTGCTGAATCACATCTGGAACATTACGCGTACCGACCAAAAACGGCGCATGTTGATCGTCGATGAGGCCTGGCAGCTGATGCGCTACGACGACTCGGCTAACTTCCTGTTTTCTCTCGCCAAGCGTGCCCGCAAATACCAGCTCGGTCTCACGACCATCACCCAGGACGTCGAGGACTTTATGGGTAGCAAGATGGGCCGAGCCATCGTCGCTAACTCGTCGATGCAGCTGCTGCTCAAGCAGTCAACCAGCGCCGTTGATGTCCTTTCCAGTGTCTTCAAACTAACCGAGGAAGAGCAAAAACGCCTCGCCAATTTCCCCGTGGGCCAAGGGTTATTCTTTGCCGGACAAAACCACGTTCACATCCAGATTCAGGCCAGCGACACCGAATACGAACTCATCAACACCTCGCCGATCTCTCGACATCAACTACCATCAGAAACGCCGCTCGGCGGGTACGGGGCAGTGTAG
- a CDS encoding PrgI family protein has protein sequence MAVYKVPQDVEAEDKLLGPFSFKQFIFLIVAIGMVALAWGLFSVLPPLAIIPVPVALFFGALALPLRKDQPMEVYLAAVISFILKPKQRLWRADGIERMVEVIAPRVEEKQYGKGYDQAEVNRRLSYLATLVDTHGWSVRGVDNPNSSVMNSSMQADWYNEAQTAQDPLDPSSKTARAFETLIERADEKRHDDIVQQMQRAQTTPTTQDDQALSPQPSTFDPYPTMQQSIITPISEQTTATAHADQTPPSTAPVSPAIMDLARNHSDLSVASLQREAGRIQKEHDKEVVISLH, from the coding sequence ATGGCCGTCTACAAAGTTCCTCAGGATGTGGAAGCTGAAGACAAGCTGCTCGGGCCGTTTAGTTTCAAGCAGTTTATTTTCTTGATCGTCGCGATCGGCATGGTTGCGCTGGCGTGGGGACTGTTCTCGGTGCTGCCGCCGCTGGCGATTATCCCGGTGCCGGTTGCACTGTTTTTCGGAGCGTTAGCCTTGCCGCTGCGCAAGGATCAGCCGATGGAGGTTTACCTCGCAGCGGTTATTTCGTTCATCCTCAAACCCAAACAACGACTGTGGCGAGCCGATGGCATTGAGCGAATGGTCGAGGTGATCGCCCCGCGGGTTGAGGAAAAGCAATACGGCAAGGGGTATGACCAGGCCGAGGTCAATCGCCGGCTGTCGTATCTGGCGACACTGGTGGACACGCACGGTTGGTCGGTGCGCGGTGTCGATAATCCAAACAGCTCGGTGATGAACAGCTCGATGCAGGCGGATTGGTACAACGAGGCCCAGACTGCCCAAGACCCGCTTGATCCAAGCAGTAAGACAGCCCGCGCCTTTGAAACACTCATTGAGCGGGCCGACGAAAAGCGTCATGATGACATCGTCCAGCAAATGCAGCGAGCCCAAACCACCCCGACTACCCAAGACGACCAAGCCCTCTCGCCGCAACCCTCGACCTTCGACCCCTATCCAACTATGCAGCAGTCCATCATCACGCCCATCAGCGAGCAGACGACCGCGACGGCCCACGCCGACCAGACGCCCCCTAGCACAGCACCCGTCTCGCCTGCTATAATGGACTTAGCGCGTAATCACAGCGATCTATCGGTCGCCTCGCTCCAACGAGAGGCCGGTCGCATCCAAAAAGAACATGATAAGGAAGTCGTGATTTCGCTTCACTAG